The sequence below is a genomic window from Candidatus Hydrogenedens sp..
AGGCTATAAAAAAGCAAATACAGGAACATTTTAATGAACTTCGTTCAGGAATACATATCTTAGAACAAAAGACACCAGAACTGTTAGAACAACAGAAAGAACGCATTCGCACAAAACTTGCGGAAATATCTTTAGACCCATCTATGAAAGAGGAACGATTGGCTATGGAGACCATCCTCTGGGCAGACAAACTTGATATTACCGAAGAAATAAATCGTGTAAATACTCATTTAAGCCGTGCGCATGAACTTTTAGAAATGGAACAAAATGGAAAACCTTTGAATTTTCTTATCCAGGAAATGGGTAGAGAATTGAACACAATAAGTGCTAAATTGCGAGATGCAGACCTTGCATGGCTATTGGTTCAAATGAAAACAGTACTGGAAAAAATCCGAGAACAAATCCAAAATGTGGAGTAAGTCGTGAAAAAGGAAAATTTGATAATTATAGTTTCCGCTCCATCAGGAGTAGGAAAAACTACAGTTATTCAATACCTGATGAAACAAAGGGATAACCTGGCTTTATCCATTTCTGCCACAACAAGAGCTCCTCGTCACGGGGAAAAGCATGGAGTGGATTATTATTTTCTTTCTACCGAAGAGTTTGAAGAAAAAATTAGAAATAATGAATTTGTAGAATATGCTCGTGTCCATGACGATTTATATGGCACTTTATATTCAGAAATCCATCGTCATCTAAATTCCGAAAAGGATTTAATATTGGAATTGGATATTCAAGGAATGCGAAGTATAAAAAACAAATTTCCAAAGGCAGTAACTATTTTTATGCTACCCCCTTCACTAAAAGAGATGGAGTTTCGTTTAAAGAATAGAGGGACGGAAAGTGAAGAAAAAATACAAAAACGATTAAGAAGAGCCTTTGAAGAAATGAAAGTTCGCTCTGAATTCGATTATACTATAGTAAATTATGAGGTGGAACAATCTGCAAAAGACCTGAATGCCATTATTCATGCAGAACACTTAAAGTCTTCGAGAATTGAAATTAATTTAGAATAAATAAAAAAATAATTACAGGAGGATTGTCTTATGCCTGCTCCCTTCTATGTAGATGAATTACGCACAAAGATTGATAGCCTTTATCGGCTGGTAAATGTTGCATCGAAAAGAGTTAATCAAATTATCAAAAGCGAAAAACATGGCTTTGGCAAAAAGAAAAAGCCTACTATCATCGCTATTGATGAAGTCATGGAAGGTAAAATTACCTATCGTAAGAATGAAAAAGAAGACCTTACGGAGATTTAATCGGAATTAGTTAAAATATGTGCTTATCCTTCCAGAACAGGGTTGTTTTATTGGGGGTAAGTGGTTCTATTTCTGCATATAAAGCCTATGAACTTTGCAGTAGAATGGTTCAAAATGGGGCTAAAGTTTATGTTGCTATGACAGAAAGTGCTCAGAAATTGATAGGTCCTGCTACCTTTGAAAGCCTTTCTGGAAATCCTGTTATCACAGGGATGTTTGAACCTTATACATTAGGACCTCTATCTCATATATCTCTAAGTCATGAAGCAAATTTATTTATTGTTGCCCCTGCAACAGCCAATATAATGGCAAAATGTGCCCATGGTATCGCAGATGATTGGATTAGCACGGCACTATTAGCCACCAATGCCCCTATTCTCTGGGCTCCTGCAATGAACCCTCAAATGTATTTAAATCCAGCCACTCAGGCAAACATAGCTCTTTTAAAAGAAAGGGGACATTTTTTTATTGGTCCGGAAACAGGGAAAACAGCCTGTGGGGAAATAGGTCCTGGGCGGATGGCAGAACCTACAAATATTTTTGAGTATGCGGATATATTAATCAATCCAACAAAAGATTTTCAGGGCAAAAAAATTCTTATCACCAGTGGACCTACTCAGGAGCCTATTGACCCTGTAAGATATATTTCTAATCATTCTTCCGGGAAAATGGGGAAAGCACTTGCTATGGAGGCACTCCGAAGAGGAGCAAAAGTTACGGTTATTTCTGGTCCTGCATCGGAACCTCTGCCCTATCATGCAGAAAAAATTTTCGTTCGAACTGCTCAAGAAATGTATGAGGAAACCGTTAAAAGATTTCCAGAGTATGATATTTTTATTGGGTCTGCGGCTGTAGCCGATTATGCTATCAAAGACCCCATGGACGAGAAACATAAGCGAAATGGTTCTATGCATTATTTGGAACTAATCCCAAACCCGGATATAATCAAAAAATTGGGTGAAATAAAAAAGTGCAAACAGATTACTGTAGGATTTGCTGCAGAGACACATCGTCTCATTGAATATGCTCAGGAAAAACTAAAACGAAAAAATTTGGACTTGATTATTGCTAATCAAGTTGGCGGGGAAAATTGTGCTTTTGGTTCTGATTATGTATATGCACTCATGATAACGCCCCATTCACATGATGATAAACCTGAACTTATTCCTAAAGAGGAGTTAACTCATCGTATTTTTAATCGAATTGGAGAGATTTTAAATAATCGTTGATAAGATGGGACGGATAGGACAGAGAGGACACATGGGACAGAGGAAGGAATAGGACAAATAGGACGGATAGGAGGAGTGAGACTTGAACAAAACAGGGATTGTTTTTATTATTTATGAATAAAAATCCTAAAAAAAGTGTATAATCTTTATATGAAATCTAAAAAAGTTTTCTGGTTGTGTTAATTCAACAAAAAATTCAAAAAGGTATTCTATTTTTTTTATCTGGTATTTCATTTGTAATTTTTCTACTACCAGCAAACGGAGAGGTGATAATAAGTCAACAGGTTTCTGGAGAGGCTGTATATATAACCGACACTCATATATACTATATCCCCGGCAAATCTGTTAATATTACCATCTCATTTATTAATAATTCATCTGAAAATGTTCTTGCATTGGGATTACAATGTTTTGTTCCCCAAGGATGGCAATTTCAAGGGACATCCACTGGTAACAATGCTCCTGCTATATACCCACAACCGGGAAAGGTATCTGATGGAACGACACCTTTTGAGTTTGCATGGATAAATATTCCTCCATTTCCTTTCGATTTTACTTTTAGTGTAAACATTCCCTCTGATTTTCAGGGACCCACTCAAATT
It includes:
- the gmk gene encoding guanylate kinase — its product is MKKENLIIIVSAPSGVGKTTVIQYLMKQRDNLALSISATTRAPRHGEKHGVDYYFLSTEEFEEKIRNNEFVEYARVHDDLYGTLYSEIHRHLNSEKDLILELDIQGMRSIKNKFPKAVTIFMLPPSLKEMEFRLKNRGTESEEKIQKRLRRAFEEMKVRSEFDYTIVNYEVEQSAKDLNAIIHAEHLKSSRIEINLE
- the rpoZ gene encoding DNA-directed RNA polymerase subunit omega, whose product is MPAPFYVDELRTKIDSLYRLVNVASKRVNQIIKSEKHGFGKKKKPTIIAIDEVMEGKITYRKNEKEDLTEI
- the coaBC gene encoding bifunctional phosphopantothenoylcysteine decarboxylase/phosphopantothenate--cysteine ligase CoaBC gives rise to the protein MCLSFQNRVVLLGVSGSISAYKAYELCSRMVQNGAKVYVAMTESAQKLIGPATFESLSGNPVITGMFEPYTLGPLSHISLSHEANLFIVAPATANIMAKCAHGIADDWISTALLATNAPILWAPAMNPQMYLNPATQANIALLKERGHFFIGPETGKTACGEIGPGRMAEPTNIFEYADILINPTKDFQGKKILITSGPTQEPIDPVRYISNHSSGKMGKALAMEALRRGAKVTVISGPASEPLPYHAEKIFVRTAQEMYEETVKRFPEYDIFIGSAAVADYAIKDPMDEKHKRNGSMHYLELIPNPDIIKKLGEIKKCKQITVGFAAETHRLIEYAQEKLKRKNLDLIIANQVGGENCAFGSDYVYALMITPHSHDDKPELIPKEELTHRIFNRIGEILNNR